A region of the Flavobacteriales bacterium genome:
AGGGGTAGCGCTAATATCATAAACCGCGCGGAACGGGTTTTTTAATTCGAGATCCGCAACGTGGGTCCATTCCATAAGCCCCTTTTCTTCTATATAGTTTTTCCATTTCTCTTCTTCGGTTTCTGTGCATACGGCGAATATCTTCAATCCATCACCCTTGAACTTTTCGTATGTCGCCTTGATCTTAGGCATGGCCTTTTTGCAATGACCGCAGTCAGGGTCCCAGAATACGAGCAACGTGTACTTTGCATCTACCTCGTGAAGGGTTTCGTATTTGCCATCCAGGTCTTTCATCAGAATGTTAGGTGCTACTTTTCCGATCAATAGCCTGTTAAGGGTTGTGGCCCTGTCCTTGATTTTCACCAATTGTGCATCGCTTACCCAGAAAGCATCTTCCTTGTTGTAGTAATTGAGCGCCATATGCACAAACACTGCATCCATGCCCATGTATTTGGATCGTTCGTAGTGGTTGGTGATGAAGTGGACCACATATTTGAAAACTTCATTGTTCGCACGTGCACGGGCTACAAGCCGATCGGCTTCCTTGATAATGGAGTCCGGCATTTGCATGGTGATTTTGGTGATGTATGTTTCCAGTTTTTCATGGAAAATAGGGGTGCGCAGCAAACGGTCATCGCTAAAATCGATATTATCCAGATAATGCTCCTTGTAATAGCGGTATCGCCAGGTGCTGTCTATCTGGCCGGATTTGTCTTTTGGTGGATCCGGAACTTCAACATCCCTTGAGGCAATGAAAACTTTAGATATGAAGGCGTTTGGGTGGTTCTTGATCTCATCGAGCTTGTATTGCTGAACCTCTTCATTGATCTTTTTTAGCTGCGATTCCAGTTTCTTGGTCGATTTTCCATCCTCCTTGGCCTTCTCTAAATCCTTTTTGATCGGGTCGATTTCCTTCTGTTTCTCAACCATGAACTTCAGGTATTTATAGAACCGTTCGTTCTCATAGCTGTCTTTGACCGTCATGTTCTTGACCACATTCGCTTTCGTGGTAGACATGCTGAATTTCTGTTCCGTTACAATGAATTCGAAATATTGCTTGCCCGGCATAACCGCCAGATATATGCCTCCCGGAAGATCTTCTTCTCCCTCAAATACAAACCGCCCTTCCGAGTCAACATTTACCGTATCCATCACATATTGCTTGTTGCCATAATAGTGTCCGAGATAACATACGGTGTCTTTTAACCCCTCAACTCTCATGGATATCTTGTAACCCTGCCCAAGCGCCAGGGTTGGCATTGACAGAATAACAAGTAGCCTTATTAATGTATTCATTGGATAGGTCTGATTTATATTTTCAAGATGTTTTTTGTACGGGACTTTTATGTACTTCGTTTTTTTAACTCCGGAAAACCTCCCTGAGTATGCGATCAAAATTAATAGAATCAAAGAACAGGCCAAAGCGCATTGTTATAAGGATGATCTTATCAGACATAACGGACTTCCTAATTTAACGGTTTATTGTTACATACCTGGGATGGACCATCCGGAAATAATATTACCTTTGCCCCAGCTTGTTAGAAAAATGAGAAACTACTCCCCATACAACGCTTCAATATCGTCCTTCGGCATCCTGCCAGCAGCTGTGGTATCTACCACTGGCATTATCTTCACGATTACCCCTTTGGGGGTCTGAATCATATATCCATCTATAACGTTTGTCGTCCATAACTTGGCAGTGGACTAAATAAGTTCAATGATACAGTTTATATAATTCAATATGCGCGTATTAAAGTTCGGTGGTACTTCAGTCAAATCGCCTGAAGTCATCAACAAGGTGATAGGGATCGTAAAGTCCCGCATGAAAAAGGAAAAGGTGGTCGTCGTTGTCTCCGCTTTCGGCGGTGTAACGGATGAATTGTTGAATTTAAGCCGGGTGGCGGCTTCCGGGGATCGTTCGTATCGCAACGATTTGGAAAAACTTGAACTTCGCCACCTTCAGGCCGTGAGGGATCTGGTTAAGGTGGCCGATCAAAGCAGGGTCCTGGCCAATACCAAGGTGATGCTGAATGCACTGGATGATGTGCTTCACGGCATTTACCTGGTTCGCGAGCTCAGCATCAAAACACAGGACTTTATCCTTAGCTTCGGAGAAAGACTCTCGTCGTACATTATCAGTGAAGCCCTTAAAAATGCCGGTGTTAATGCGGCATGCGCCGATGCGACTTCTTTGATACGAACAGCGAATGATTATGGCAATGCCACTGTAGACTTCAACACAACCAACCGCCTCATCAGGAAACACTTTAAAAATGAAAAAAGCCTCCAGGTTGTTCCTGGCTTTATCGCATCTACCAAGGATGGCCATATTTCGACGTTAGGCAGGGGCGGCTCGGACTATACCGCAGCTATTCTGGCGGCGGCGTTGAAGGTTTCGGAACTCGAGATATGGACGGATGTGGATGGTATCATGACTGCGGATCCGCGAAAAGTGGCCAAAGCCTTTCCGGTTCCCCGGTTGTCATATGAAGAGACCATGGAACTCAGTCACTTCGGTGCCAAGGTGGTATATCCTCCATCCATACAACCGGTGATGGATTTGGGAATTCCGTTCAGAATTCTGAATACTTTCAATCCGGATGTTCCGGGAACCCTGGTGAGCAAAGAGACTTCATCAACCGAGGTAGGGATCAAGGGCATATCTTCCATTGACGATGTGTCCCTGTTAACCCTTCACGGAAGTGGGATGATCGGCGTGGCAGGGGTGTCCATGAGGTTGTTCGGAGCACTGGCACGCCATAAGGTGAGTGTGATTATGATCTCACAGGCCTCATCGGAGCATTCGATCAACTTTGCCGTCCGCCCGTCGGATACTGCCACTGCCTGTGAAGCCATCGAAGAAGAGTTTCGCAATGAGATGACCCTGGGCCACATCGAAGCTGTGCGCGTGGAAGAAGGGATGTCTATTGTCGCGG
Encoded here:
- a CDS encoding DUF5106 domain-containing protein, which gives rise to MNTLIRLLVILSMPTLALGQGYKISMRVEGLKDTVCYLGHYYGNKQYVMDTVNVDSEGRFVFEGEEDLPGGIYLAVMPGKQYFEFIVTEQKFSMSTTKANVVKNMTVKDSYENERFYKYLKFMVEKQKEIDPIKKDLEKAKEDGKSTKKLESQLKKINEEVQQYKLDEIKNHPNAFISKVFIASRDVEVPDPPKDKSGQIDSTWRYRYYKEHYLDNIDFSDDRLLRTPIFHEKLETYITKITMQMPDSIIKEADRLVARARANNEVFKYVVHFITNHYERSKYMGMDAVFVHMALNYYNKEDAFWVSDAQLVKIKDRATTLNRLLIGKVAPNILMKDLDGKYETLHEVDAKYTLLVFWDPDCGHCKKAMPKIKATYEKFKGDGLKIFAVCTETEEEKWKNYIEEKGLMEWTHVADLELKNPFRAVYDISATPKLFLLDEKKVIIAKQLDAEQLDEFLMNLLKKKDQ